The following nucleotide sequence is from Streptomyces bathyalis.
CTCGCCGCGCCGGTCGATCTGCTGTGGAACGGCGGCATCGGTACGTACGTCAAGGCGTCGACGGAGTCCAACGCGGACGCCGGCGACAAGGCCAACGACGCCATCCGCATCGACGGCGAGGACCTGCGGGTGAAGGTCGTCGGCGAGGGCGGCAACCTCGGCCTGACGCAGCTGGGCCGCATCGAGTTCGCCCTGAACGGCGGCCGCGTCAACACCGACGCCATCGACAACAGCGCGGGCGTGGACACCTCCGACCACGAGGTGAACATCAAGATCCTGCTCAACGCGGTCGTGGCGAACGGCGACATGACCGTCAAGCAGCGCAACAGCCTGCTGTCGGAGATGACCGACGAGGTGGGTGAGCTCGTCCTGCGCAACAACTACGCGCAGAACACCGCGCTGGCCAACTCGATCGAGGTCGCACCGGGTCTGCTCCAGGCCCACCACCGGCACATGCGCCGGCTGGCCAAGGAGGGCAGGCTCGACAGGGAGCTGGAGTTCCTGCCCAGCGACAAGCAGATCCGTGACCGGCTCGCGGCCGGACAGGGCCTGACGCAGCCGGAGTTGGCGGTGCTGCTCGCGTACACCAAGATCTCGCTGTCGGACGACCTGATCAGCACTCAGCTCCCCGACGACCCGTATCTCCAGCAGCTGGGTCACGCCTACTTCCCGCGCCAGCTGCGCGAGCGGTTCCCCGAGGAGATCATCGGCCACGCGCTGCGCCGCGAGATCGTCACGACGCTGCTGGTCAACGACACGGTCAACACCGGCGGTTCGAGCTTCGCGCACCGCATGAAGGAGGAGACGGGCGCGTCGACGGAGGAGGTCGTGCGCGCGCACACAGCCGCCCGCGCCATCTTCCGGCTCGGTGAGATCTGGGACGAGGCGGAGGCGCTCGACAATGTCGTCGCGGCCGACGTGCTCACCAGCATCAGGCTCCAGTCGCGCCGCCTCGTCGAGCGGGGCACGCGCTGGCTGCTGAACAACCGCCCGCAGCCGCTGCAACTCGCCGAGACCATCGAGCTGTTCAGCGACCGGGTCGCGGAGGTGTGGGACGAGCTGCCCAAGCTCCTCAAGGGCGACGACCGCGTCTGGCACCAGGCCATCCTGGACAGGCTCGACGAGGCCGGTGTTCCGTCCGAACTGGCGATGCGGGTGGCCGGGTTCTCCGCGGCCTTCTCCGGACTGGACGTGGTGGCCGTCGCCGACCGCACGGGCGTGCAACTGCTCGACGTCGCCGCCGTCTACTACGACTTGGCGGACCGGCTCGGCATCACGCAGCTCCAGGAGCGGGTCAGCGAACTGCCGCGCGCCGACAGGTGGCAGTCCATGGCCCGTGCGGCGATCCGCGAAGACCTGTACGCGGCACACCAGTTGATCTCCGCGGACGTGCTCTCGGAGGGCGACGGCACGGCGACGCCCGAGCAGCGGTACGAGAAGTGGGAGGCGAAGAACGCGACGATCCTCTCGCGTGCCCGCGCCACCCTCGACGAGATCCAGGCGTCGGAGACCTTCGACCTGGCCAACCTCTCGGTCGCGATGCGGACGATGCGCACGCTGCTGCGCAGCAACCGGTGAACGACCCGAAGAGCTGAGAGCGGCCCTGCCGGGAGAAGTCCCGGCAGCGCCCGGCGGTCCCCGTGCGGTCACCCGTACGGGGACCGCCGTGTGTGAGCCCGACCCTGGGTCCGTGGCCCCGGCACGCCACGGGGCACGCGTTCGGGCGTACCCAGGGCGCACGGTCCGCGCCGCCGGTCTTCACTGGAGAGGACCGCAGGGGAGGCCCATGCGCACCGAGTCGAACGCCGCTTCCGCTTCAGGGCCCGGATCAGTCCCGGCCCCGGATTCACCGGATTCCGGGCCGGCGGACGCCCCCTCGCCGCTTGCCGCTCCCGGGCCCATGCCGGCTCCGGCAGGCCGCCGGATCCCGCCGCACCTGGTGGGCGCGGCCGTCGGGCTGGCCCTGCTGGCGGCCGGATATCTGCTTCAGCTGCTGGGCGTGCTGCTCGCGGACACCGCGCTCGTCGTCTCCGGTGCCGTGCTCGGCATCGTCACCGAGTCGTGGGTGCTCGGCCGCAGGCCGGCCCTGGCCCGGAGCCTCGGCCGGGCCCAGCTGTACCACCCCGTACGGCAGCTGCTCCGGGACGGGCTCCTCCTCGGCGGACTGGCACGGCTCGATGCGCTGCGCCCCGTCCACTACGCGGCCTGGCTGCTGATCGCGGTGCTCGGCTGCTGGGCGGCACACTTCATGTGCCAGGGCGTGGCCGCACGCGTACGACGGTCGCGCAGGCTGCCCGTGGTCACCCGCAACATCGACGTCTCCGCGTTGCGCATCGGCCCCACACCGCCGGCGCTCTTCGGGCGGAACGGCGCGGCGCGGCTGCTGGCGTGCAGCGCACTCATCACGGCCGGGGCCACGGCCACCGCCGTGACGGGCAGCGCACGCTGGGGCGCCCTGGTGGCGCTGCTGTGCTGGGCGGTTCTGCTGACCGGCGTCGTGCACCTGGCCTGCAGGCTGCTGCCGGGGAGGCGTCCGGCCGGTGAGGACGAAGTGCTGGCCTGGCTCGACGGCTGGCTGACGGCGTACCGGCCCACGGTCGGGATGTACTTCTCCGGCGGCACATCCTCCGCGTACCAGGCGAACATGTGGCTGCCGATGCTCGCCCGGCTGGAGGGACGTCCGCTGATCGTGCTGCGCGAGCGCTTCATGGTGCGGCGCATCGACGCGACAGACATCCCCATCCTGTGCATCCCGAAGGTCGCCCATCTGATGCGCCTGGAACAGTCCGGCCTGCCCGTCCTGCTCCACCCGGCGAACTCCGGCAAGACCTCGCACGTGCTGCGCATCCCCACGATCAAGCACGCGTTCATCAACCACGGCGAGAGCGACAAGCTCTCCTCCTGCAATCCCTACGCCAAGGCCTACGACGAGGTCTGGGTCGCCGGCCCCGCGGCCCGCGAGCGCTACCGCCTCGCCGGGATCGGCGTACGCGACGAGGACGTGGTGGAGGTGGGCCGCCCGCAGCTGGAGCCCGTCCGCCCGTACGCGGGGCCGCCCGCCACAGGGGAACCCGTCACCGTGCTGTACGCCCCGACCTGGGAGGGCTGGACCGACGATCCGGGCAACACGTCGCTGCCGCTGGCGGGCGAGCGGATCGTTTCCGCGCTGCTCGCGGACGAGCGGGTCCGGCTGCTCTACAAGCCGCACCCGATGACCGGTTCGGTCGATCCGGCCGTGAGGGACGTGGATCTGCGCATCCGCGAGCAGATCGCCGACGCCAACGCCTCCCGGCGCGCGCAGGCCCCGAGCGGGGAACGCGCGGAGCGAGTGGCGGAGCTGGAGCGGCGTGAGGCAGAACTGGCCGCACTCGACGGCCAGGGGTCCGGGCGCGGCTGGGACGAGGCGGAGCGCATGCTGCGGCAGCACCCGGGGGCATGGCCGTCGGCCGCGACGGTCCTCGACGCCGTGGAGGCGTGGGAGGAGTGCTACTGGCGGGCCTGCGACCCGGCGGAGCATCAGGTGCTCACGGGGCCGCGACCGGGCATCCACTCGTGCTTCAACCAGGCCGACCTGCTCGTCTCCGACGTCTCCAGCGTGGTGTCGGACTATCTGAGCAGCGAGAAGCCGTATGCCGTCGTGAACACCACGGGGCTGACGGAGGAGGAGTTCCGCGCCGGCTTCCCGACCGTACGTGCGGCCACGATCCTGACGCCGGAGGCCGAGGGGATCCCCGCTCTGCTGGAGTCGGTCCGCGAACCGGCAACCGACGCGCTGCGGCCGGCTCGCACTGAGCTCAAGGCGTATCTGCTGGGCCCGGACGAGCCGCCCTCAGCCGTCCGTTTCGGAAGGGCAGTGGACGCGCTGCGTGCCGAGGCTGAGGCCCACCGGGCGCGCGGCGCCGAGCTGGCGGGGCACGACGTGCCGATCGAGCCGGGCGAGCAGACCGTGTCGGCAGAGGCAGCCGGCGAGGCGAGCTCGTCGGACCCGCCGGGCCGGCGTGGGCGTGCAGGTCAGCTGCTGGCCGAAGGGCTGGGCGAAGCGTTCGGTGACGACTCGCTCTGACCCTTGCTCCCCGGCGCCGCGGCGCGCTTCGGCGCGGGCTCCAGCGGCTTCTCCAGCGGCAGCGGCTGCAGCGCCACCACCAGGTCGTTGACCAGGGAGAAGTAGAACCAGATCCCTGTCTCCGTCTCGCCGAGCCGGACGCGGGGCACCAGGTCGGTCTTCTTGCGGTCGGAGAGGTCGCCGAGCAGCCGCCCGAAGCGCACGCGCGGCGCGCCGTCCTCCGTACCGGCCCGCAGCCACAGGTCCCACACGCCCTTCAGCTCCCCGGAGTCGAGAGCCGCCGGCAGCTCGTACGGAAGCTCGAACGAGGCCGAGGGCACGAGCCCGGGGGTGAGCTGGAAGGGAAGCTCGAAGTCCGGCTCCGTCTTCGCGCGGGAGACGGCCACGATGCAGCTGCCGTCCTCGTCCGCCGCCTGCGCGGCGAGCCCGTACAACTCGGCGCGCACGGTGCAGGCGTCCTCGCCGAGCTCCACGGAGGTGACCTCGGCGTGGCCGCGCCGGTGCCAGGCCCGTACGGCGAGATAGCCGTCGAGCGTGGTGTAGGGCACGCGGGGCGTGAGCACGCCGTCGCTGTCGACGGGTGCGGGCATCGACAGAAGCCGGGCCGTCTCGACGAGTTCGGACTGGATCCGCTTGCGCTTGCCGTCCACGAGCCGCTCGACGTAGGTGTCCCAGCGGTCCTCCGTCAGCGGGTGCGCGATGCGTTCGAGCCGTACCTCGACCCAGCCGTCGACGGCTTCGGCGCGCGGCGGGATCGGGATGCGGTGCGGTGTTCCGCTGTCGCGCCGCGAGCGTACGAGCAGGACGGACGGTGTCTTCGGCAGCCGCTTGGCGAGCAGGCGGATCACGAGCGAACCGTCGGTGGCGACGCGTGTGCGGGCGATGGGCCGGCGCAGCTTGGCGGCCGGACGGTTCGCGTCGCGGCGGCGCCGCCAGGCCCGTACGGCAGGACGCAGCACGGGTCCGGCGACCCGCAGGGCGAATCGGCGGAAGGGACGGGACGGTGGCGCGGTCGGATGGACCGGGCTCGGGCTCTTCTTCGCCGCGGGTGCCGGCGAGAGAGGGGAGGACGGGGCGGAGGCCGCGGGAGCGGACGCTGTCACGGGCGCGGGTGCCGTACCCGGCGGCGGACCTTGTACGGGAGTCTCCTCCGCGACGGGTGCGATCGCGGGCCCGGACCCGGTGGACGCCGGTGTGGGTGCCGGGGCCTCCGTCTCCGCAGCGGTTGCTGCTGCGGCACCCGCTGCGGCTCCGGCAGCGGCTCCGGACCGGTGTGCGTGCTCCGTCCCCGCCCGGATCCGCTCCGGCTGTGCGCCCCTGCTCCTGCGCTGTTCCAGCAGTTTCTCGATCAGCTGCTCGTACTCGCCGGCGATGCGCTCCGGTGAGTAGCGGGCGGCCTTCTCCAGCGCTGCCTGGCTCATCCGGTACCGCAGCTCGGGGTTCTCGATCAGCTGCAACAACGCGTCGGCGAACGCGCGGACGCTGTCCTTCTCCGTCGGGCCGAGCGGTGCGAGCAGCCCGTCCTGCCCGTTGTCGATGATCTCTCCGGGGCCGTAGGGGCAGTCCGTGCTGACGACCGGGACCCCGCAGTGCATCGCCTCGACGAGAGTCATCCCGAAGGACTCGGCGTCCGAGGACACGGCCGCGATGGCGCCCTTGGCCCACTCGGCCTCGATGGGGGCGTGCGGTCCCATGAGGAAGGCACGGTCGTAGAGGCCGAGGCTGTCGATCCTCGCGCGCAGCGCGGCCTGTTGCCGGCCCCGTCCGTACAGCCGCAGCCGCCAGTCCGGGTGCTTCTCGGCGACGAGGGCGAACGCCTTGAGAAGGCGGTCGTAGCGCTTCACCTTGATCAGCCGCCCGGCGGCGACGATCAGCTTGCTCTCGCCGTCGGACGGCTCGACGTCCACGGCCGGTACGGCGTTGGGGATGCAGGTGATGAGGGCGTCGCCCTCGGCGGTCTCGGTGCCGCTGCCGGTGATGGCGGCGCGGTAGTTCGCGGCGTCGGCGTAGGAGACGGTGACGAAGGCGTCGAGGAGCGGGATCGCGGCGTCCTGGTGCGAGCGGACGTGTTCGCTGTGCATGGCGTGGGTGAGATGTTCCTGGCCGATGCGCAGGTAGCGGTCGCTTCCGTAGGCCGCGAGATAGTCGTTGATCTTGGGGCGGGTGGCGATGACGACGTCGGCGTCGGTGTTGCGCAGGAACTCCTCGACGCGTACGTCGCCCAGGTGCGTGGCGACCCCGCGCTCCAGATGGTCGGCGCCCTCGGTGAAGCGGTGGCTGGGCTCGCGGAAGCGGGGGTCGTCGCCCTCGTAGCCGCGTTCGGTGCGGCGCAGTTCCAGCAGGTGGGTCATGGTGACCCGGGGGTCGAAGGAGAGAGCGGTCTCACGGACCGTACGGCGGAGGCTGACGACTTCGACCGAGTGACGATCGGCAAGTGCTCGGGAAAGGTTCACCGTCGAGCGGATCGTTCCCCCGATTCCGTAGGCGTTGTCCAGCAGAAAAGAGATTTTCATCTGGCCCGTTCCTCACAGCTACCGCTCGAAAATGGCATTCGAAATGCCCCATATCTGCAGTATTGTCCATATGTGATGTGAAAATAGCCAGCAGGGTCGAAGTCGACGTGTTCAGGCGGGCGATGCCTGCGGACGCTGTCCGGCGGGACCGGCCCCCAACACCGGCTGAACCATCGGTGGACGAGGGACGTCGGTCGGCGGAAGCCCTGTTCGCAGGGGCCTCCAGGGCGTGCATGCGGGGGTGGCGGGCTCGTATACAGGGCGGTGGGTGCTGCGGAACCTGCAAATTCTCCGGTCCGGGGCGCCTTCGTTCCGCCGTTCCGCCGCACGAGGAGAAGCGCTCGCCATGACCTCCACCTCCACGCCCCGCGCAGGGGCCACGGACGCACACGACACAGCAGCGGGGGACGGGCAGGAAAAGCTGCCGCAGCCTCGTTCCTTCCGCGAAGTCCGCGGCTGGTTCTACAACACCGACATCGTCCTGTTCGACTGGTTGCTCTCGCGGCAGGACAGGCTCGAACAGCGCGGCGATCTGCTGGAGATGGGTGCCTATCTCGGCAAGAGCGCCATCATGCTGCAGTCGTACCTCGCGCCCGGTGAGACGTTCACCGTGTGCGACCTGTTCGGCTCCGCGGCACCCAGCGCCAGCAACGAGCGCGAGATGCGCGGTTCGTACTCGACCCTGACGCGGCGGGGATTCGAGAGCAACTTCCTCTCCTTCCACGACGAACTGCCGCGCGTGCTGCACGCGCCCACCTCCGTCGTTCCCGCTGAGGTCGAGGCGGGCAGCTGCCGGTTCGTCCACGTGGACGCGTCCCACCTCTACGAGCACGTGCGCCCCGACATAGCCGCCGCCCGCACCACGCTCAGGCCCGACGGCTTGGTCGTCCTGGACGACTACCGCTCCTCGCACACCCCCGGGGTGGCGTGTGCGACGTGGCAGGCCGTGCTGGAGGACGGACTGCGCCCGGTGTGTGTCAGCGCCCAGAAGTTCTACGGCACTTGGGGCGACCCCGCCCCCGTGCAGGACGAACTGCACGCGGCGCTGCGTGAGCGCGGCGACTGCTGGCTGCAGTGGCAGGACGTCGCGGGTCACCGGCTGCTGCTGGTG
It contains:
- a CDS encoding glycosyltransferase family 4 protein, with translation MKISFLLDNAYGIGGTIRSTVNLSRALADRHSVEVVSLRRTVRETALSFDPRVTMTHLLELRRTERGYEGDDPRFREPSHRFTEGADHLERGVATHLGDVRVEEFLRNTDADVVIATRPKINDYLAAYGSDRYLRIGQEHLTHAMHSEHVRSHQDAAIPLLDAFVTVSYADAANYRAAITGSGTETAEGDALITCIPNAVPAVDVEPSDGESKLIVAAGRLIKVKRYDRLLKAFALVAEKHPDWRLRLYGRGRQQAALRARIDSLGLYDRAFLMGPHAPIEAEWAKGAIAAVSSDAESFGMTLVEAMHCGVPVVSTDCPYGPGEIIDNGQDGLLAPLGPTEKDSVRAFADALLQLIENPELRYRMSQAALEKAARYSPERIAGEYEQLIEKLLEQRRSRGAQPERIRAGTEHAHRSGAAAGAAAGAAAATAAETEAPAPTPASTGSGPAIAPVAEETPVQGPPPGTAPAPVTASAPAASAPSSPLSPAPAAKKSPSPVHPTAPPSRPFRRFALRVAGPVLRPAVRAWRRRRDANRPAAKLRRPIARTRVATDGSLVIRLLAKRLPKTPSVLLVRSRRDSGTPHRIPIPPRAEAVDGWVEVRLERIAHPLTEDRWDTYVERLVDGKRKRIQSELVETARLLSMPAPVDSDGVLTPRVPYTTLDGYLAVRAWHRRGHAEVTSVELGEDACTVRAELYGLAAQAADEDGSCIVAVSRAKTEPDFELPFQLTPGLVPSASFELPYELPAALDSGELKGVWDLWLRAGTEDGAPRVRFGRLLGDLSDRKKTDLVPRVRLGETETGIWFYFSLVNDLVVALQPLPLEKPLEPAPKRAAAPGSKGQSESSPNASPSPSASS
- a CDS encoding class I SAM-dependent methyltransferase is translated as MTSTSTPRAGATDAHDTAAGDGQEKLPQPRSFREVRGWFYNTDIVLFDWLLSRQDRLEQRGDLLEMGAYLGKSAIMLQSYLAPGETFTVCDLFGSAAPSASNEREMRGSYSTLTRRGFESNFLSFHDELPRVLHAPTSVVPAEVEAGSCRFVHVDASHLYEHVRPDIAAARTTLRPDGLVVLDDYRSSHTPGVACATWQAVLEDGLRPVCVSAQKFYGTWGDPAPVQDELHAALRERGDCWLQWQDVAGHRLLLVGADKAEIPQLPRSRHAKSRAGARDSEGDGARGGRGAALSALSRRTAREVLPPVISRHLSRVLRGARDR